From the genome of Phytohabitans rumicis, one region includes:
- a CDS encoding carbohydrate ABC transporter permease produces the protein MLAPYTVGLVLLVFLPAAVTLAFAFTDYDLVQPPQWTGTANLTELAGDDIFRTALVNSLVFAAVAVPLRLLVALGLALLLHRRAPGVGTARAVAALPTAVPEVAYGLLWLWLFNPLYGPVNQLLRVGGENGLTALGRTPPQWLTDPTDARAAIVVMSLFTIGESFVVLLAARLALPPEVYELAAIEDATGWDIFRRITLPLIAPVLGLLLVRDTILSFQVSFVPALVVTDGGPPPYATTYLSLFVYRNAFEYLRYGYASAATLVMLALTVVAVVLQWRLIRRSLGSFGQATR, from the coding sequence ATGCTGGCGCCGTACACCGTGGGGCTGGTCCTGCTCGTCTTCCTGCCGGCGGCCGTGACGCTGGCGTTCGCGTTCACCGACTACGACCTCGTGCAGCCACCACAGTGGACCGGCACCGCGAACCTCACCGAACTGGCCGGCGACGACATATTCCGTACGGCGCTGGTGAACTCGCTCGTGTTCGCGGCCGTCGCCGTACCGTTGCGGTTGCTTGTGGCTCTGGGGCTGGCGCTGCTGCTGCACCGGCGGGCGCCCGGCGTCGGCACGGCCCGCGCCGTCGCGGCCCTGCCCACCGCGGTCCCGGAGGTGGCGTACGGCCTGCTGTGGCTGTGGCTGTTCAACCCGCTGTACGGCCCGGTCAACCAACTCCTGCGGGTCGGCGGCGAGAACGGGCTGACGGCGCTGGGTCGCACGCCGCCGCAGTGGCTCACCGATCCGACCGACGCGCGGGCGGCGATCGTCGTGATGAGCCTCTTCACGATCGGGGAGTCCTTTGTGGTCCTGCTCGCGGCGCGCCTCGCCCTGCCACCCGAGGTGTACGAGCTGGCCGCCATCGAGGACGCCACCGGATGGGACATCTTCCGCCGGATCACCCTGCCACTGATCGCGCCGGTGCTGGGGCTGCTGCTGGTGCGCGACACGATCCTGAGCTTCCAGGTGTCGTTCGTGCCCGCGCTCGTGGTGACCGACGGCGGCCCGCCACCGTACGCGACGACGTACCTGTCGCTGTTCGTGTACCGCAACGCGTTCGAGTACCTGCGCTACGGGTACGCCTCGGCGGCCACGCTCGTGATGCTCGCGCTGACCGTGGTCGCGGTGGTCCTCCAGTGGCGCCTCATCCGCCGCTCCCTGGGGAGCTTTGGTCAGGCGACTCGGTAA
- a CDS encoding exo-alpha-sialidase translates to MTRRRRQSLAGVAVGLLVVSTGLVAVYLSGAPAAPTAVTGEAEVPTALARHLEKLRQAMPGNSGMALEGPASAADAEYLKRAYPDTAIAVAEVDAAKRAFTTSFNRGFPRGKAKKGTWFPVGPSEAVYPDTPLRNSSNYVPNEYVAGGRTTSIAISDRCWPGSCRAWITPAGGGVWRTDDILRKAPKWEYLAGPLDINSAGAVTIDKNDPTRNTIYLGTGEANICGSGCAAGVGLYKSVNGGRTWIGPLGKAELAGKGIGEIVVKPGDPKTLYVGTTTALTGMSSVCCTGVTRPTPGAAKWGLYKSTDGGKTFAFIHNGSVNAADCTGSAGEFANTATCSPRGVRQVELDPANSSIVYASSYARGVWRSNDAGATWTQIKPSLNAAIIQTRPAFDVTRLPSGQTRMYVYEGNTGAPYARLFRSDDVATGTPVYTDLTSANVADPGFAWYNLCGGQCWYDVFVHTPDGHPDIVYAGGSYAYGETIANKRAVILSTDAGATGTDMTFDGTDELHPNGLHPDQHDIVTNPRNPFQFFETNDGGVMRSSGTFVNRSAWCDNPDRQLTPVQLDRCRQMLSRIPSRLDGINSGLSTLQFMSLSVSPHDHTLLQGGTQDNGTWENGGNRTRWLNTIIGDGGQSGFDVTNRSFRFHTYNDTTPEVNFNNGAMPDWIWTADQLAGQAGSQFYSPVISDPKVSGTMFAGTGRTAYRTKTFGLGDRSLAEANRVCNTWTGTFEATCGDWAELGPNRLVDPFWGDRAGGAVAAIERTTANASSAWAATTTGRVFVTSNVDAEPAASVAWARVDDDAVTPNRFVSSIHVDPNNGNHAWISYSGYNVNTTATPGHVFEVTFDPAAGTSTWVDRSYDFGDIPVTDLVRDDVKGDLYASTDFGVLRLAAGTTTWTKAAPGMPNVEVAGLTILPGKRIVYAATHGLSAWRLNLD, encoded by the coding sequence GTGACCCGAAGACGTCGTCAATCCCTGGCAGGCGTAGCGGTCGGCCTGCTCGTTGTCTCGACCGGTCTGGTCGCCGTTTACCTGTCCGGCGCACCGGCCGCACCCACCGCCGTGACCGGCGAGGCGGAGGTACCGACCGCCCTCGCCAGGCACCTCGAAAAGCTTCGCCAGGCGATGCCCGGCAACAGCGGCATGGCCCTGGAAGGCCCGGCCTCCGCGGCCGATGCCGAGTACCTGAAGCGGGCGTACCCGGACACGGCCATCGCCGTCGCCGAGGTCGACGCCGCCAAGCGGGCGTTCACCACGTCGTTCAACCGTGGCTTCCCGCGGGGCAAGGCCAAGAAGGGCACCTGGTTCCCGGTCGGGCCCAGCGAGGCGGTCTACCCCGACACGCCGCTGCGCAACTCCTCCAACTATGTGCCGAACGAGTATGTCGCGGGCGGCCGCACCACCTCGATCGCGATCAGCGACCGGTGCTGGCCGGGCTCCTGCCGGGCGTGGATCACGCCGGCCGGCGGCGGCGTCTGGCGCACCGACGACATCCTGCGCAAGGCGCCGAAGTGGGAATACCTGGCCGGGCCGCTGGACATCAACAGCGCGGGCGCGGTCACCATCGACAAGAACGACCCCACCCGCAACACGATCTATCTGGGTACGGGCGAGGCCAACATCTGCGGCTCGGGCTGCGCGGCCGGCGTCGGCCTCTACAAGTCGGTGAACGGCGGCCGCACCTGGATCGGCCCGCTGGGCAAGGCGGAGCTGGCCGGCAAGGGCATCGGCGAGATCGTGGTCAAGCCCGGCGACCCCAAGACGCTGTACGTCGGCACGACCACCGCGTTGACCGGCATGTCGAGCGTGTGCTGCACCGGCGTGACCCGGCCGACGCCCGGCGCGGCGAAGTGGGGCCTGTACAAGTCGACGGACGGCGGCAAGACCTTCGCGTTCATCCACAACGGCTCGGTCAACGCCGCCGACTGCACCGGCAGCGCCGGCGAGTTCGCCAACACCGCCACCTGCTCGCCGCGCGGCGTCCGCCAGGTCGAGCTCGACCCGGCCAACTCCAGCATCGTGTACGCCTCGTCGTACGCGCGCGGCGTCTGGCGCTCCAACGACGCCGGGGCGACCTGGACGCAGATCAAGCCGTCGCTCAACGCGGCGATCATCCAGACCCGTCCGGCCTTCGACGTCACCCGCCTGCCCAGCGGCCAGACCCGGATGTACGTCTACGAGGGCAACACCGGCGCGCCGTACGCCCGGCTCTTCCGCAGCGACGACGTCGCCACCGGAACGCCCGTGTACACCGATTTGACCAGCGCCAACGTGGCCGACCCGGGCTTCGCCTGGTACAACCTCTGCGGTGGACAGTGCTGGTACGACGTGTTCGTCCACACGCCCGACGGCCACCCCGACATCGTGTACGCCGGCGGGTCCTACGCGTACGGCGAGACGATCGCCAACAAGCGGGCGGTGATCCTGTCCACCGACGCCGGCGCGACGGGTACGGACATGACGTTCGACGGCACGGACGAGTTGCACCCGAACGGGCTGCACCCCGACCAGCACGACATCGTCACCAACCCGCGCAACCCGTTCCAGTTCTTCGAGACGAACGACGGCGGCGTGATGCGGTCGAGCGGGACGTTCGTCAACCGCTCGGCGTGGTGCGACAACCCGGACCGGCAGCTGACCCCGGTGCAGCTGGACCGGTGCCGGCAGATGCTCTCCCGGATACCGTCCAGGTTGGACGGTATCAACAGTGGACTGTCCACATTGCAGTTCATGAGCCTATCGGTGAGCCCGCACGACCACACGCTGCTGCAGGGCGGCACGCAGGACAACGGGACCTGGGAGAACGGCGGCAACCGCACCCGGTGGCTCAACACCATCATCGGTGACGGCGGGCAGTCCGGCTTCGACGTCACCAACAGGAGCTTCCGCTTCCACACGTACAACGACACGACACCTGAGGTGAACTTCAACAACGGCGCCATGCCGGACTGGATCTGGACCGCGGATCAGCTCGCCGGCCAGGCCGGGTCGCAGTTCTACTCGCCGGTGATCAGCGATCCGAAGGTCAGCGGCACGATGTTCGCCGGCACCGGCCGGACGGCGTACCGCACCAAGACGTTCGGGCTCGGCGACCGCAGCCTGGCCGAGGCGAACCGGGTCTGCAACACGTGGACCGGCACGTTCGAGGCCACCTGTGGCGACTGGGCGGAGCTGGGGCCCAACCGGCTGGTCGACCCGTTCTGGGGCGACCGGGCCGGCGGCGCGGTCGCGGCGATCGAGCGTACGACGGCGAACGCGTCGAGCGCCTGGGCGGCCACCACGACCGGCCGCGTGTTCGTGACGTCCAACGTGGACGCCGAGCCCGCGGCGTCCGTGGCGTGGGCCCGGGTCGACGACGACGCGGTGACGCCCAACCGGTTCGTCAGCAGCATCCACGTCGACCCGAACAACGGCAACCACGCGTGGATCTCCTACAGCGGCTACAACGTGAACACGACGGCGACCCCGGGGCACGTCTTCGAGGTCACGTTCGACCCCGCCGCGGGCACGTCCACCTGGGTCGACCGGTCGTACGACTTCGGCGACATCCCGGTCACCGACCTCGTCCGCGACGACGTCAAGGGCGACCTGTACGCCTCGACCGACTTCGGCGTGCTGCGCCTCGCGGCCGGCACGACGACGTGGACGAAGGCGGCGCCGGGGATGCCCAACGTCGAGGTCGCCGGCCTGACGATCCTGCCCGGCAAGCGCATCGTGTACGCGGCCACCCACGGCCTGTCCGCGTGGCGGCTCAACCTTGACTGA
- a CDS encoding ABC transporter substrate-binding protein, with protein MRLLALLLPVVLLAGCGAPEPADAPASIRLLVFGAPEELEAFRTLVSAYGKAAPGAEVQLIEASDREDLITRLSTSIAGGSPPDLFLMNYRFYGQFAAKNAIESLDGRLAKSTVVKSEDFYPQAMGAFRWRDQQLCLPQNASSLAVYYNRTLFKKFGVAEPKPGWTWNDLITTATAMTRNASGAIVRGTEAEGGSARVAVYGLGVEPVMIRVAPFVWSNGGQIVDNDRKPTRFTFDSPAAREALRNFVELRLAYGVVPTDEEVEAEDDASRFANGRLAMLLESRRVTTTFRTIKDFEWDVAPLPTYGQRVGILHSDAYCITRGSKAKDAAWRFLEFAVGPEGQRIIAGTGRTVPSNIEVAKSSAFLDPAQPPRNAQVFLDAIATVKPVPTISTWPEIEDVTGGILENALYRGDKLDDVIRQLDEQTRPLFARGETP; from the coding sequence ATGCGATTGCTCGCCTTGTTGTTGCCGGTGGTCCTGCTCGCGGGGTGCGGCGCACCGGAGCCGGCGGACGCGCCCGCCTCGATCCGGCTGCTCGTCTTCGGCGCACCCGAGGAGCTCGAGGCGTTCCGCACGCTCGTGTCCGCGTACGGCAAGGCGGCGCCGGGTGCCGAGGTGCAGCTGATCGAGGCGAGCGACCGGGAAGACCTCATCACCCGGCTGTCCACATCGATCGCGGGCGGCTCGCCACCGGACCTCTTCCTGATGAACTACCGCTTCTACGGCCAGTTCGCGGCGAAGAACGCGATCGAGTCGTTGGACGGCCGGCTCGCGAAGTCCACTGTGGTCAAAAGCGAGGACTTCTACCCGCAGGCGATGGGCGCGTTTCGCTGGCGCGACCAGCAGCTGTGCCTGCCGCAGAACGCGTCCAGCCTCGCCGTGTACTACAACCGCACCCTCTTCAAGAAATTCGGCGTCGCCGAGCCGAAGCCGGGCTGGACCTGGAACGACCTGATCACCACTGCCACCGCGATGACCCGCAACGCCAGCGGCGCCATCGTCCGCGGCACCGAGGCCGAGGGCGGCAGCGCCCGGGTCGCCGTGTACGGCCTCGGTGTGGAGCCGGTGATGATCCGGGTCGCGCCGTTCGTGTGGTCCAACGGCGGTCAGATCGTCGACAACGACCGTAAGCCCACCCGGTTCACGTTCGACTCGCCGGCGGCCCGGGAGGCGCTGCGCAACTTCGTCGAGCTGCGCTTGGCGTACGGCGTGGTGCCCACCGACGAGGAGGTGGAGGCGGAGGACGACGCCTCCCGCTTCGCCAACGGGCGCCTCGCCATGCTGCTGGAGTCCCGGCGGGTCACCACCACGTTCCGTACCATCAAGGACTTCGAGTGGGACGTCGCGCCGCTGCCGACGTACGGGCAGCGGGTCGGTATCCTGCACTCCGACGCGTATTGCATCACCCGCGGCTCCAAGGCCAAGGACGCGGCGTGGCGCTTCCTCGAGTTCGCGGTCGGTCCCGAGGGGCAGCGCATCATCGCCGGCACCGGCCGCACCGTGCCGTCGAACATCGAGGTCGCCAAGTCCAGCGCGTTCCTCGACCCGGCGCAGCCGCCGCGCAACGCCCAGGTCTTCCTCGACGCGATCGCCACGGTGAAGCCGGTCCCGACCATCTCCACCTGGCCGGAGATCGAGGACGTCACCGGCGGCATCCTGGAGAACGCCTTGTACCGCGGCGACAAGCTCGACGACGTCATCCGGCAGCTGGACGAACAGACCCGGCCACTCTTCGCCCGCGGCGAAACACCGTGA
- a CDS encoding carbohydrate ABC transporter permease, giving the protein MRWRSVGAVAVVAVFLPPLLMLVAGSLRRPGLPPPPGPQLLPDPMSAEGYTQAVDLGGLVRAGVNSVVVAAVAVPVSVLVAALAGFALTQLPRRLTAVVVVASLGALMAPATALLVPRFALFRTLGLTDTLAPLVAPALLATSPLYPLVYYLAFRALPADLYDACRLEDLSPLRTWWRVAMPLVRPVTAAIAALTFVLTWSNFLDPLVYVYDRDLFTLPLALRSLATLDPTNFPVFLAGAVLTTVPPLAVFVVAQRRFLHQYRES; this is encoded by the coding sequence ATGAGGTGGCGCTCCGTCGGGGCGGTAGCCGTCGTCGCGGTGTTCCTGCCGCCGCTGCTGATGCTGGTGGCGGGATCACTGCGGCGGCCCGGGCTGCCGCCCCCACCGGGCCCGCAACTCCTCCCGGACCCGATGTCCGCCGAGGGGTACACCCAGGCCGTCGACCTCGGCGGTCTGGTACGCGCCGGCGTCAACTCGGTCGTCGTAGCAGCGGTCGCGGTCCCGGTCAGCGTGCTCGTGGCGGCGCTGGCCGGGTTCGCCCTCACCCAACTGCCACGCCGGCTCACCGCGGTCGTCGTGGTCGCCTCGCTCGGCGCGCTGATGGCTCCGGCCACCGCGCTGCTCGTACCCCGGTTCGCGCTGTTCCGTACCCTCGGACTGACGGACACGCTGGCGCCGCTCGTGGCGCCGGCGCTGCTGGCCACCTCGCCGCTCTATCCGCTGGTGTACTACCTGGCGTTCCGCGCGCTGCCGGCCGACCTGTACGACGCCTGCCGGCTCGAAGACCTCAGTCCACTGCGGACCTGGTGGCGGGTGGCCATGCCCCTGGTCCGGCCGGTGACCGCGGCGATCGCGGCGCTGACGTTCGTGCTCACCTGGTCCAACTTCCTCGACCCGCTCGTGTACGTCTACGACCGCGACCTGTTCACCCTTCCGCTCGCCCTGCGCTCGCTCGCCACGCTCGACCCGACGAACTTCCCGGTCTTCCTGGCCGGCGCCGTGCTCACCACGGTCCCGCCGCTCGCCGTCTTCGTAGTCGCGCAGCGTAGGTTCCTTCACCAGTACCGGGAGTCATGA
- a CDS encoding ABC transporter ATP-binding protein, which yields MTLVLDGVRVTHGATEVLHGVDLAVARDELLVVLGPSGAGKSTLLRVVAGLQPLAAGRVAIGGRDVTRLRPGRRNVAMVFQTYALFPHLTAADNIAFGLIVRDTPKAEARERAHRAATVVGCAHLLDRRPGQLSGGERQRVALARALVREPDVFLLDEPLSNLDAELRVEMRAELKALHGRVGGMMLHVTHDQVEALVLGDRIAVLRAGRIEQVGTPDEIWRTPATTFVARFVGSPPMNLLPADGPLPGLASTGQVIGVRPAAVRLGADGVAATVERVEVVGEDAHAYLRLGEHPMVARIPAADRPAPGAQVRVAVREADVHVFDAVTGQRV from the coding sequence GTGACGCTGGTCCTCGACGGAGTACGCGTCACGCACGGCGCCACCGAGGTCCTGCACGGCGTCGACCTGGCGGTCGCCCGCGACGAACTGCTCGTCGTCCTCGGGCCGTCGGGCGCAGGCAAGTCCACATTGCTCCGTGTGGTCGCCGGCCTCCAACCGCTGGCCGCCGGCCGCGTCGCGATCGGCGGGCGTGACGTCACGCGGCTGCGGCCCGGCCGCCGCAACGTGGCGATGGTCTTCCAGACGTACGCCCTCTTCCCACACCTGACCGCGGCGGACAACATCGCGTTCGGGCTGATCGTGCGGGACACACCGAAGGCGGAAGCGCGGGAACGGGCGCATCGGGCGGCCACGGTCGTCGGCTGCGCCCATCTCCTCGACCGCCGGCCCGGCCAGCTCTCCGGCGGTGAACGGCAGCGTGTCGCCCTGGCCCGCGCGCTGGTGCGCGAGCCGGACGTCTTCCTGCTCGACGAGCCGCTGTCCAACCTGGACGCCGAGCTGCGGGTGGAGATGCGCGCCGAACTGAAGGCCCTGCACGGCCGGGTCGGCGGCATGATGCTGCACGTCACCCACGACCAGGTCGAGGCGCTCGTGCTGGGCGACCGGATCGCCGTCCTCCGCGCGGGGCGCATCGAGCAGGTGGGCACGCCCGACGAGATCTGGCGGACGCCGGCGACCACGTTCGTGGCCCGTTTCGTCGGCTCGCCGCCGATGAACCTGCTGCCGGCTGACGGCCCGCTGCCGGGGCTGGCCAGCACCGGCCAGGTGATCGGCGTCCGGCCGGCCGCCGTGCGGCTCGGCGCGGACGGCGTCGCCGCCACCGTGGAACGGGTGGAGGTCGTCGGCGAGGACGCCCACGCCTACCTGCGGTTGGGGGAGCATCCGATGGTGGCCCGGATCCCCGCCGCCGACCGGCCGGCGCCCGGAGCGCAGGTGCGCGTGGCCGTACGGGAGGCCGACGTGCACGTCTTCGACGCCGTCACGGGCCAGCGCGTATGA
- a CDS encoding XRE family transcriptional regulator: MSTTPWNEMRQRMEQARAAKGLPPRTDTDRQADVDRIRAEARAFQLAELRRGQDLTQQDVAGTMGVSAPRVSAIERGDVERVELSTLRAYVEALGGRLQVIAEFGDNLYRVA; encoded by the coding sequence ATGAGCACGACGCCGTGGAATGAGATGCGGCAGCGGATGGAGCAGGCACGTGCTGCCAAGGGCCTCCCGCCGCGGACCGACACGGACCGCCAGGCCGACGTTGACCGGATCCGGGCCGAGGCGCGGGCCTTCCAGCTCGCCGAGCTGCGTCGTGGGCAAGACCTCACCCAGCAGGACGTCGCCGGGACGATGGGGGTCTCCGCGCCACGCGTCTCCGCGATCGAGCGCGGCGATGTCGAGCGGGTGGAGCTGTCGACGCTGCGCGCCTATGTCGAGGCCCTCGGCGGCAGACTGCAGGTTATCGCCGAGTTCGGCGACAACCTTTACCGAGTCGCCTGA
- a CDS encoding AfsR/SARP family transcriptional regulator, with protein sequence MARFRILGTLEIDPAGGQPATLTATKPRTLLGVLLLHANRPVGVSALTDALWPLKPPRTAAGALRTHVSTLRTSLRLTGLTARPPGYQLDIAPYDLDMLLFDRLAEEGHRATGRGDLAGAADLWERALALWRGRPLDGIEVGPAAESTLADLAERRLTLLEHWAQARLTLGRHSDALPALAAAATEQPLRERLHELTMLALYRAGRQADALDAFRRLRRRLVTELGVEPGQALQRLQRQILSADPALDPLREPVTARAPVPRQLPPDVAAFTGRHREVAAIRARLPATSPLRPMPIVAIDGAGGVGKSALAIHIAHRLAHRFPDGQLYVDLQGATAGLRPLPPLEVLGRFLRALGARETDATTVDEASAAFRAVAAPRRLLVVLDNAHSAEQVRPLLPAGPHTSVVVTSRRMLSTLDSATHVRLDVLPPTEAIQLLGRLCGTDRIAADPAAAQGLARWCGRLPLALRIAGARLAARPAWPVRELADRLSDARRRLDELQIAELGVRSSFQVGYELLRDGGDADDREAAYAFPLLAQPDAADLSLPAVAALLDLSEAATERILDRLVDCQLVANPAPGRYRLHDLLRLFGRSLLDSRTGPLTRLLRWYASTAWQAFRLLRPADPRPASAGEWAQGGTPFPDVERALDWLEAERPNLLAAVHQIAEAPELPAAAATSLARALFAFFHVRGYLNDWVEVNETARTVARRAGDPVAEAHACRDLGAAYEVRGEYPKALDRLRAGLDRYAAAGDRAGEAACLNGLGAVHDSLGQLHQAADCLERSLAIARELNDPHTRGISLNNLGEVYGGLGDYSRAVASLREALTIFRGTGNRRSQATALNNLAQVYERQGSFADALSCYEESYAMFVDLGIAVGQATVLAALGRVQRLLGRHADALDRLRAGLAVAERVDERRSAAICLRELGTTQWELGEQDQAREDWRHALAIFQELGVPEADEVRAHLLRGA encoded by the coding sequence ATGGCCAGGTTCCGGATTCTCGGCACACTCGAAATCGACCCCGCCGGCGGGCAGCCGGCGACGCTGACCGCGACCAAACCCCGCACCCTGCTCGGCGTGCTCCTGCTGCACGCCAACCGCCCGGTGGGCGTCAGCGCGCTGACCGACGCGCTGTGGCCGCTCAAGCCGCCGCGGACCGCCGCCGGCGCCCTACGGACGCACGTCTCCACCCTGCGTACGTCGCTACGCCTCACCGGGCTGACCGCGCGGCCACCCGGATACCAGCTCGACATCGCCCCGTACGACCTGGACATGCTCCTGTTCGACCGGCTCGCCGAGGAAGGGCACCGGGCGACGGGACGCGGCGACCTGGCCGGCGCGGCCGACCTGTGGGAGCGGGCCCTCGCCCTGTGGCGCGGGCGGCCACTGGACGGCATCGAGGTGGGCCCGGCGGCCGAGTCCACCCTGGCCGACCTCGCTGAGCGACGGCTCACACTGCTGGAGCACTGGGCACAGGCCCGGCTCACCCTCGGCCGGCACTCCGACGCGCTGCCCGCGCTCGCCGCCGCCGCCACGGAGCAGCCGCTGCGCGAGCGGTTGCACGAGCTGACCATGCTGGCGCTGTACCGCGCCGGGCGGCAGGCCGACGCGCTGGACGCGTTCCGGCGCCTGCGCCGCCGCCTCGTCACCGAACTGGGCGTCGAGCCGGGCCAGGCGCTGCAACGGCTCCAGCGGCAGATCCTGTCCGCCGACCCGGCACTGGACCCGCTCCGCGAGCCGGTCACCGCCCGCGCCCCCGTACCCCGGCAGCTGCCACCCGACGTCGCCGCGTTCACCGGCCGGCATCGCGAGGTGGCGGCCATCCGGGCCCGGCTGCCCGCGACGTCGCCACTGCGCCCGATGCCGATCGTCGCCATCGACGGAGCCGGCGGGGTCGGCAAGTCCGCGCTCGCCATCCACATCGCACACCGGCTGGCACACCGCTTCCCCGACGGCCAGCTCTACGTCGACCTGCAGGGCGCCACCGCCGGCCTGCGCCCGCTGCCGCCGCTGGAGGTGCTCGGCCGCTTCCTTCGTGCCCTCGGCGCCCGCGAAACCGATGCCACCACAGTGGACGAGGCCAGCGCGGCGTTCCGGGCCGTAGCGGCTCCCCGGCGGCTGCTCGTGGTGCTGGACAACGCACACAGCGCCGAGCAGGTGCGCCCGCTGCTGCCGGCCGGACCGCACACCTCCGTGGTGGTGACCAGCCGCCGCATGCTCTCCACTCTGGACAGCGCCACCCACGTACGCCTCGACGTACTGCCGCCGACCGAGGCGATCCAGTTACTGGGGCGGCTCTGCGGCACCGACCGCATCGCCGCCGACCCGGCCGCCGCGCAGGGCCTGGCCCGCTGGTGCGGGCGCCTGCCGCTGGCCCTACGCATCGCCGGCGCCCGACTGGCGGCCCGCCCGGCCTGGCCGGTGCGCGAGCTCGCCGACCGGCTGTCCGACGCCCGCCGCCGCCTCGACGAGCTGCAGATCGCCGAGCTGGGCGTGCGGTCCAGCTTCCAGGTCGGGTACGAGCTGCTGCGTGACGGCGGCGACGCGGACGACCGGGAAGCGGCGTACGCGTTCCCGTTGCTGGCTCAGCCGGACGCGGCCGACCTGAGCCTGCCGGCCGTCGCGGCGCTCCTCGACCTCAGCGAGGCCGCCACCGAGCGGATCCTGGACCGGCTCGTCGACTGCCAGCTCGTGGCCAACCCGGCGCCCGGCCGCTACCGCCTGCACGACCTCCTGCGCCTCTTTGGACGGTCCCTCTTGGACAGCCGGACTGGGCCGCTCACCCGCCTACTTCGCTGGTACGCGTCGACCGCCTGGCAGGCGTTCCGGCTACTGCGCCCGGCCGACCCGCGCCCGGCGAGCGCCGGCGAATGGGCGCAGGGCGGCACACCGTTCCCGGACGTCGAGCGGGCCCTGGACTGGCTGGAGGCCGAACGCCCCAACCTGCTCGCCGCCGTACACCAGATCGCGGAGGCGCCCGAACTGCCGGCGGCCGCGGCCACCAGCCTGGCCCGCGCGCTGTTCGCGTTCTTCCACGTGCGCGGCTACCTCAACGACTGGGTCGAGGTGAACGAGACGGCCCGCACGGTCGCCCGCCGGGCCGGTGACCCGGTCGCCGAGGCGCACGCCTGTCGCGACCTGGGCGCCGCGTACGAGGTACGCGGCGAATACCCCAAGGCGCTCGACCGCCTGCGCGCCGGCCTCGACCGGTACGCCGCGGCTGGTGACCGCGCCGGGGAAGCCGCCTGCCTGAACGGCCTCGGCGCGGTGCACGACAGCCTCGGCCAGCTCCACCAGGCCGCTGACTGCCTGGAGCGGAGCCTGGCCATCGCTCGGGAGCTGAACGACCCGCACACCCGGGGAATCAGCCTCAACAACCTCGGCGAGGTCTACGGTGGACTCGGCGACTACAGCCGGGCCGTCGCCAGCCTCCGCGAGGCCCTGACCATCTTCCGCGGCACCGGCAACCGGCGCAGCCAAGCGACCGCCCTCAACAACCTGGCCCAGGTGTACGAGCGGCAGGGCTCCTTCGCCGACGCCTTATCGTGCTACGAAGAGAGCTACGCGATGTTCGTGGACCTGGGCATCGCGGTCGGGCAGGCGACCGTGCTGGCGGCGCTCGGCCGGGTGCAGCGGCTCCTGGGCCGGCACGCCGACGCCCTGGACCGGCTGCGGGCCGGCCTCGCCGTCGCGGAACGGGTGGACGAACGCCGCAGCGCCGCCATCTGCCTGCGCGAGTTGGGCACGACCCAGTGGGAACTCGGCGAGCAAGACCAGGCCCGCGAAGACTGGCGCCACGCACTTGCGATCTTTCAAGAATTGGGCGTCCCCGAAGCCGACGAAGTCCGCGCCCACCTCCTCCGCGGAGCCTAA